Below is a genomic region from Actinoallomurus bryophytorum.
TATAAGGTCGGGCGCCGTTCCCGTGCGACACCCACTGGGGTTTTTGTGCTTTCCGATGCATCGGACGGCAACGTTTGGGATTTGTCTCCACGTGTGGTCAGACCAGTTACAAATGAGACCATCAACCACTTCGCAAATTCATGCCCACAGTTGGGATCTGATCAGCTATGTAGTGGCAGGCGCACTGAGGAATGACCTCATTTCGATCGTCCCTGACCTGGTTAACCCCACTCATCGGGTATGTACCGTGCGTTCTGGTGACGGAGGTGACGAGGTGTGTCCAACAGACCAACTGGTTAACTGGAGACTCGTTGGGTCGGAACGCATAGCGAGCGGGCAATTTTATGACCTAAGCTCCGGATTCTTCCATACTACGACCGCACTCGGTGAAGCGGCCACGCTCGTTATGGCAGAGAACCAAAACCTAACTCCAGAGTTAAGCTTAGCTGATAAGTGCATACAGTCACACAAGGTAACTAGGCAACTCGGTGGGCCTACAGATATTAAGATCGCAGCGCGAACCTTGGGGATCGACCGTTGACCTACTTGCGAGGAGACTGCACCAATATGCCTACATTCCTCCAGGAAGCTCGCAGGGTGGCTATCGGTGTGGCTGAAGCAGCAGGAGACCTCCTTCGATCGAAAGCAGAACGGCGCTTTCATGTATGGCCGAAGAGCGATCGTGATTTGGTTACAGAACTCGATTATGCTGCCGAAGAACTAATTTTCAAGCAACTGAGGAATGCTTACCCGGATCATCAAATCATCTCTGAGGAAGCCGGAGTGCTGCCAGGCGTCGGCCAGTGGAGCTGGTTAGTCGATCCATTGGATGGAACCAATAACATTGCACTTGGCCTGGCAATATATACGGTCGGTCTGAGCCTGTGTAAGGGCAGCCTTCCTGTAGTATCGGTTGTTCACGATCCAGTTTCTAGGCGAACTTGGTCAGCAGTTCGTGGCCAAGGTGCGTATCTAGGGCGAGATCTCCCGCTGAAACGGCGCTCACGCGTTGGTAGCCGAGAAGTACTTGCTTGGAGCCAGGGGTACGGAGTGAGTCCCCAGGATTCGACGGCCGTTGCTCTCAAGCTGATTCTTGATAGAGAAGCGACCCGAGTTTTGAGGCTTTGGGCTCCTCTCATGGCCTGGATAATGCTGGCACGGGGTGATCTTGATGGGATAGTTGGGTATCGGATCGGAGAAATTGATTTGCATAGCGGGGCTCTTATTGCAACCGAAGCCGGGTTGAAGGTCTGCGACCCTACAGGATTTCCATTCGACTCGGAATTTCGCAGTCTACAAGAAAATCGCTCTTTGATTGCAGG
It encodes:
- a CDS encoding inositol monophosphatase family protein, whose translation is MPTFLQEARRVAIGVAEAAGDLLRSKAERRFHVWPKSDRDLVTELDYAAEELIFKQLRNAYPDHQIISEEAGVLPGVGQWSWLVDPLDGTNNIALGLAIYTVGLSLCKGSLPVVSVVHDPVSRRTWSAVRGQGAYLGRDLPLKRRSRVGSREVLAWSQGYGVSPQDSTAVALKLILDREATRVLRLWAPLMAWIMLARGDLDGIVGYRIGEIDLHSGALIATEAGLKVCDPTGFPFDSEFRSLQENRSLIAGANDRIPRLVELWLAADKIRAHIDDFWRDYTPVKSKPF